In Alosa sapidissima isolate fAloSap1 chromosome 4, fAloSap1.pri, whole genome shotgun sequence, the following are encoded in one genomic region:
- the camk2n1 gene encoding calcium/calmodulin-dependent protein kinase II inhibitor 2 — MSEVLPYNEDKMTAYGNEGDEDHLSFTCRLQDTNNFFSGSQNKRPPKLGQIGRSKRVIEDDTDAEGAMEKPTEKSNSGV, encoded by the exons ATGTCGGAAGTGCTACCATACAACGAAGATAAAATGACTGCTTATGGGAACGAAGGGGATGAAGACCACCTTTCCTTCACCTGTCGCCTACAAGATACCAATAACTTCTTCAGTGGTTCACAAAATAAGCGACCACCAAAGCTTGGGCAGATTGGGCGAAGCAAAAGAG TCATTGAAGATGACACGGATGCTGAAGGGGCGATGGAGAAACCGACAGAGAAATCCAACTCGGGAGTGTAG